A window of the Fusarium poae strain DAOMC 252244 chromosome 3, whole genome shotgun sequence genome harbors these coding sequences:
- a CDS encoding hypothetical protein (BUSCO:52077at5125): MKGNDEVIQEFNEVVNMTASELEKWLKSDDSNSAGWPKEDENGETVGHDSGRKIVEILKENPKKEPSKYTDEQIQHMRKVVSYCKRHLAQETKANNDKSPEEVKKTKSYASLKNWGHDFLKAQGKENGSGKKQEEEKEEEEADDDAEEQQEEDGDDEKHIGEKRRATRSQTGSNKKRETRKGESTKSNDEEEEEEDAEEDGDDAEKPQKKQSNGKKANGASKKSEEAEDDQNDDDEGGDDCGAKKGPKKGETVSWNWGEGQPKGKVLDVKAEDTSITTKNGNTVSRKGDEEDPAVVLDTGKNKAIKKAHELN, translated from the exons ATGAAGGGCAACGATGAGGTTATCCAAGAGTTCAACGAGGTCGTCAACATGACGGCCTCTGAGCTCGAAAAGTGGCTCAAGTCAGACGACTCCAACAGTGCAGGTTGGCCAAAGGAGGACGAGAATGGCGAAACTGTTGGACACGACAGTGGCCGCAAAATTGTCGAGATCCTGAAGGAGAACCCAAAGAAAGAGCCCAGCAAGTACACCGATGAGCAGATTCAGCACATGCGCAAAGTCGTCTCGTACTG CAAACGTCATCTAGCCCAAGAGACAAAGGCCAACAATGACAAGTCTCCCGAGGAGGTCAAAAAGACCAAGTCCTACGCTTCGCTCAAGAACTGGGGCCACGATTTCCTCAAGGCACAGGGCAAAGAGAATGGCAGTGGCAAGAAgcaggaggaagagaaggaagaagaggaagcagatgatgatgctgaggagcaacaagaagaagatggcgatgatgagaAACACATCggcgagaagagaagagcgACACGAAGCCAGACTGGCTCAAACAAGAAGCGAGAGACTCGCAAGGGAGAGTCTACAAAGtccaatgatgaagaagaagaggaggaggatgccGAAGAAGACGGCGATGACGCTGAGAAGCCACAGAAGAAGCAGTCCAACGGAAAAAAGGCTAATGGCGCTTCAAAGAAGTctgaagaggctgaagaCGATCAgaacgatgatgatgagggtgGTGATGACTGTGGCGCAAAGAAGGGTCCTAAGAAGGGTGAGACTGTCAGTTGGAACTGGGGTGAAGGACAGCCCAAGGGTAAGGTTCTGGATGTCAAGGCCGAAGA TACCTCCATCACGACAAAGAATGGTAACACTGTTTCGAGAAagggagatgaagaagatcccgCGGTGGTGTTGGATACGGGCAAGAACAAGGCCATCAAGAAGGCTCATGAGTTGAACTAG